TCAGCGCCTGCTTCCGCTCCGAAGCGGGTGCGGCGGGCCGCGATACGCGCGGGCTGATCCGCCAGCATCAATTCAACAAAATCGAGCTCGTCAAGCTGTGCAAGCCCGAAGATTCGTATGCGGAGCTGGAGTCGCTGACGCAGAACGCCGAGAAGGTGCTGCAGCTGCTCGGCCTGCCTTATCGCGTGCTCACGCTATGCACGGGCGATATGGGGTTCTCGTCGGCGAAAACATACGATCTGGAAGTGTGGCTGCCGAGCAGCAATGCGTACCGCGAAATATCGTCCTGCTCGAATTTCGAGGATTTTCAGGCGCGAAGAGCGGGAATCCGTTACCGCAAGGATGCGAAAAGCAAGCCGGAATTCGTGCACACGCTGAACGGCTCGGGTCTGGCGGTCGGACGCACCGTCGCCGCGATTATCGAGAATTATCAGCAGGCGGACGGGACGGTTCTCGTGCCCGAAGCGCTGCGTCCGTATATGGGCGGCACGGAAGTTATTGGCCGGCGCTAAAGGCTCACCGGCGGTACAACCGATGATACCCGGAGCGATTCAGTAAGACGAACAGAGGTTGTTGGACGGCCGTGCAGACGGGGGCACTGCCAGGATATGCGGCCTGCCACATGCGGTATGCGGCCTGCCACATACGGGCCTGGAGGAGATCGGCAGGCGGTAAAGAGGTCCGTCGCGCCTGCAGCCTCTTTCCGGAAGCAAATGGCGCTGCAGGCCAAAAATGAAGCTTGCGCTGCCTTTTTGGCCTGTGGTACAATGTTTATTGCTTCATCTTCGGTATATAAGACGGAGCACCTATTTGGAGAGGTACCGAAGCGGTCATAACGGGGCGGTCTTGAAAACCGTTAGGGTGCAAGCCCACATGGGTTCGAATCCCATCCTCTCCGCCAGTATACATACCTTCACGAAAGCGTCCTTCCGCGAACCATCGCCCGGACGCTTTTTTTGTTCTCTCGAATCCCAAGTGTCCGCCGCCGCATAAAAACGCAGTCGGAGCCGCATATTATCGGCATGGAGGTGGGAAACGATGAGTACACACGATGAGCTGAAGATCGACCAGCAGCGGCTTGTGCAAGCCTGGCAGCAGAAGCTGCCGACGACGTTCAACGAAGCGGATCGCGCCGAAATCGCGGCGGACGAGCAGGATGCGAAGGCGCTGCGCGTCACGATCCATACGGCCGGCCATCAGCTGTATACGTTCGATTTTAAAGTCGCTTATGTGGACAGCCGGGAGATCCGGGTGACGCTGATCGACGTCGAGAAGGATGGCCGTACGGTCGACGAGCGCAGTGACATGGTGCAGCAGCTCGTTCAGGATTATACCCGCCATATTCACGAGTGCGCCCAAGCGCTGCATGAGCTTACGCACGCTTAACCGGGCTTTCATGATAAGACGATCAGCGAAAGGCAGGAATTGAAGCGATGACGAAGGCAAAAGGATCCGCCGACAAAAATTTAAGCAGCGTTGTAAAAGACTTGGATCGAAATCCGGTCAACAGCCATCAGGCGCAGCAGCTGCAGCAGGATACGAACGACCGCAGGCATCAGGATGCGCTGAACCACGACGAACCGACGGATTTGGAGCAACAGCGGAGCTGAACCACGGCGAACCGACGGATTTGGAGCATCAGCGGAGCTGAATCACGGCGAACTGCGGATCTGGAGCATTAAGCGGAGCTGAACCGAAACCTTGGAAAGGGAGGCTGAAGGCATCATGAGCAAGCCGGATAGTGTACCGGTGCCTGTACCTGGCGAGCAGACCGGAAGAGTAAGCGAGGATCATAACCCGCCGCAGGAGCCGTTGTCGGGCTCGAAAAAAACGAAGCAGGCCAATCATTCCCGGCACAACAACGGGGAAGGGTAACAAAGCCGCGCTGCCGGCGGTTGGAGCAGAGCTCTCATTTATCGATGCGAAGGAGCTTCGGTAAAATGGGGGCTTTTTCGTTTGGACTTACGAACAAAAGCGGATACCGCGCAATTGCGCAGGTACCCGCCTTTGTACGTCAAAATTAAAAAACTTGCGGCTGGACACCGCAAGCTGTCGTTATTCAATGGTCGAGACGACAGGATTTGAACCTGCGACCTCTTGGTCCCGAACCAAGCGCTCTACCAAGCTGAGCCACGTCTCGATGCCGTTTGTCGTATTCATAATCAAATCCGACAAGCAAGAAAAATAATAACATATAATTGGGCGGTTGTAAAGGGCTTTTTCACTGCCATTAATTGCGATTCATCCGACGGTAGGATGAGGGCGTAAACCCGGTCTGTTCCTTAAAAAACCGGGAGAAGTAAAACAGCGTCATGCCGACATTTTCCGCGATTTCGGATACCGAGGTGTCGGTAGCGGCCAACCAGTTTTTTGCCCGTTCCAGGCGCAGCGCATTCAAATATTGAATCGGCGAACGGCCGGTGAACTGCTTGAATACGCGGATAAAATAATTCGGATGATAATGGACGATTCGTGCCAGCTCCTCGACGGTGTGCTGATCTTCCAGGTGCTGCTCCATATAACGGATGATGCTATGGATTTTGTCGACCGCCGCCGAAGTGGGGGCGAACGTCGCATCGTCCGCCTGTTCGATAAAGGAAGCGATGAGCTCGAGCATGATCGATTGGACCCGCAAGCCGGCCGTAAAGCTGTCGCTGCGCAGCTCCTGCCTCAAGCTCCGGAACAGCTTCACCCAGCGCCCCCACCGCTCGTCGTCCGCGACGCGAACGATCGTCGGCGTCTTCAGCACATCGAACAGCCGAAGATCGCCTACGTAGGCGGTAAAATGGCACCAATATTTGCCGAAGGTGTGATCGCTGATCGTCGAATAGCTTTGGCGGATGCCGGCCGGCATAAGGACGAGCTGTCGCGAGGAGGGATAATATTCCGTATCCTCGATCCGGATAAGCCCTTCGCCTTCTTCGATTAAATACAGCCGGTTGAATTCCGGCACAAAATCGATGTACCTCCAGGAGGAATCGACTTTCGTATACTCGACCGTGTTCACGCGGACGCGCGCTTCCTCCATGAAGCTTTTCCACAGCCGCCTGGTTTCACTCGTCATGTAAGCCTTCTCCTTCGAACGGAAATGGGCTCTAAATAAAAAACCCTTGATACTCAAGGGTTTGGAACGCCCTATGTATGGCGTGCTTTGCATTTCGACAACAGTCTCAACTGAAATTACAACACGGTTATTATAACACAGGATTAGGAAGTTTGAAGAGCTTTGTTTCCCATCTTTGGCCGGCCAAGCTTTTTGTCTCGGAACAAGTTAAGATCATCGTCGGGTAAGCGGGTCAGCTTCAAACAAACCTCTGCACGCAGCTCCGTGCGATACGCTGTGAATTAGCCAATATACAGACAATGATAAGTGACGCCATTACACCAAACATCAATGTATGAAAAAACGACAGTCCGCCACAACTTCCGGGGACTGTCGTTTCTCATTGAATCACCTGATTTAGACGACGAATTTCAAGCCGATTAATTGTTCGCTTAATGTCCAGAGACGCTCGGCGTCCGCTTCGTTGACCGCCCATTCAAATACGCCGGGCGTGTGTGGGGTATTCGTGATGGCCGCAATATCCACATTCTCACAATAGACGCCGCCTTTCCCGTCGAGCTGAGGATGGACTGCGCACCAGACAGACGTGGCTGCGCCTTCTTCGATCGTCTTGAGTTCATTGTTATACTCGGCAAAGACGCGCTCTCCCCGCTCATTCAACGCGCCCATCGAACGCAATTCCTCGTCGGTTAAATTACGAGCCAAGTCCGTCACGATTGTGCCCGGATGAACGGAAAATGCCCGCACGCCATGCGGTTCTCCGCGCTTGTCCATTGCTACGGCAAACAGTGCGTTGGCTGTCTTGGATTGCGCGTACGCAAGCCATTTGTCATAAGCGCGTGTATTGAAGTTGGGATCTTCGAAATCGAAGCCGGCGAGCTGATGGGCACGTGACGATACGGAAACGATTCGTGCTCCTTCCGCTTTCTTAAGCGCCGGCCACAACCGCAGCACAAGCTGAAAATGCCCCAAATGATTCGTCGCAAGTTGGGATTCAAACCCCCGCGAATCGCGAACGAGCGGAGTCGCCATGATCCCGGCAGAATTGATCAGGATATGCAGAGGCTGGCCGGTAGCGAGGAACCGTTCGGAAAACGCATCGATGGACGCAGGGTCCATAAGGTCCAATCGTTCCAGTTCCACGCCTGGAACCGCACTTAAAGCAGCCTGCGCTTTCTCGAGAGTTCGGACGGGCACGATGACCCTTGCACCTGCAGAGGCAAGCACTTTGACGGTTTCCAGGCCAAGTCCGGAATACCCTCCCGTCACGATGACAGTCTTGCCGGTGAGATTTTGATTTCCTAAGGCTTCCTTCGCAGTCGTCCGCGGCCCGAAGCCGGACGGAAGCGGCGTTTGAAGCGCGGTATGATTTTGAGTCGTCATATTTTAACCTCCAACAATGTGAATGATCTATCCATAGCCCGAGTTCCATTAGGAAACCCATTCGATTAACGTTCCATCCAAATGTCTATGCTGTGCCTGTATTTAGTCAGGTCTCGAATTTCACGCCGGTCATGTCCTCGCTGAGCCGCCACAGCCGCTCCGCTTTAACGGGATCAATGGCCCATGCCACGACGCCCGGCTGCTCTGTCGGGGTATCGGCAGGCACGACTTTGGCGATATCAACATCTTCGCAGTAAACGCCGCCTTTGCCGTCTAGTTGAGGGCTAGTGGCGCACCATATGCTTGTCGCCGCTCCCTGCTCAATCGTTTTTAAATTGCGATTCTCTACGCGGCGTCCCTGTTTGTCACGCGCGTAGATCGCAAGCATCTCATCATCCGACAGATGGCGAGACAGATCGGTATCGATGATGCCGGGGTGCAAAGAGAAGGCACGTACGCCGGATGTATACCCGCGCTTGTCCAGTTCGACGGCAAAAAGCGCATTGGCCGATTTGGATTGTGCATAAGCGATCCATCTGTCATACTCCCTGCGCTCGAAGTTCGGATCGTCGAAATTGACGCCGCCTAAGCGCAAGGCTGACGATGAAACGGAGACCACCCTGGCTCCGCCCGCCTGTTTCAAGGCCGGCCAGAGCCGCGCCGCGAGTTGAAAATGTCCCAGATGGTTGGTTGCGAACTGGGATTCATATCCGCGGGCGTCCCGCGTCAACGGAGGTACCATAATGCCGGCGCTGTTGACGAGTATATTTAACGGGCGTCCCGAATCAAGAAATCGCTGCGCAAAAGCGTCGATGGACGCCGGGTTAATGAGATCCAATTCCTGCAGCTCCACTCGCGGAATGCCGGCAAGCGAGGCGCGGGCCTTTTCCAGCGTACGCGCAGGTACGACTACCGTCGCTCCCGCTTCGGCCAGAACGCGAACGGTCTCCAGCCCAATTCCCGAGTAACCACCCGTAACGATAGCGGTTTTTCCCTTCAGATTGCGCCCGCCAAGCGCTTCCGCCGCGGTGGTATTATGCCCGAAGCCCGATGGTATCGGTGCCTGAGGAGTCGTCGCATATCCGATCGTTGTAGTCATGAAAAACTATCCCCCTTGC
This genomic window from Paenibacillus humicola contains:
- a CDS encoding oxidoreductase codes for the protein MTTTIGYATTPQAPIPSGFGHNTTAAEALGGRNLKGKTAIVTGGYSGIGLETVRVLAEAGATVVVPARTLEKARASLAGIPRVELQELDLINPASIDAFAQRFLDSGRPLNILVNSAGIMVPPLTRDARGYESQFATNHLGHFQLAARLWPALKQAGGARVVSVSSSALRLGGVNFDDPNFERREYDRWIAYAQSKSANALFAVELDKRGYTSGVRAFSLHPGIIDTDLSRHLSDDEMLAIYARDKQGRRVENRNLKTIEQGAATSIWCATSPQLDGKGGVYCEDVDIAKVVPADTPTEQPGVVAWAIDPVKAERLWRLSEDMTGVKFET
- a CDS encoding oxidoreductase, which gives rise to MTTQNHTALQTPLPSGFGPRTTAKEALGNQNLTGKTVIVTGGYSGLGLETVKVLASAGARVIVPVRTLEKAQAALSAVPGVELERLDLMDPASIDAFSERFLATGQPLHILINSAGIMATPLVRDSRGFESQLATNHLGHFQLVLRLWPALKKAEGARIVSVSSRAHQLAGFDFEDPNFNTRAYDKWLAYAQSKTANALFAVAMDKRGEPHGVRAFSVHPGTIVTDLARNLTDEELRSMGALNERGERVFAEYNNELKTIEEGAATSVWCAVHPQLDGKGGVYCENVDIAAITNTPHTPGVFEWAVNEADAERLWTLSEQLIGLKFVV
- a CDS encoding AraC family transcriptional regulator — protein: MTSETRRLWKSFMEEARVRVNTVEYTKVDSSWRYIDFVPEFNRLYLIEEGEGLIRIEDTEYYPSSRQLVLMPAGIRQSYSTISDHTFGKYWCHFTAYVGDLRLFDVLKTPTIVRVADDERWGRWVKLFRSLRQELRSDSFTAGLRVQSIMLELIASFIEQADDATFAPTSAAVDKIHSIIRYMEQHLEDQHTVEELARIVHYHPNYFIRVFKQFTGRSPIQYLNALRLERAKNWLAATDTSVSEIAENVGMTLFYFSRFFKEQTGFTPSSYRRMNRN
- a CDS encoding small acid-soluble spore protein P gives rise to the protein MSKPDSVPVPVPGEQTGRVSEDHNPPQEPLSGSKKTKQANHSRHNNGEG